Proteins co-encoded in one Colletes latitarsis isolate SP2378_abdomen chromosome 2, iyColLati1, whole genome shotgun sequence genomic window:
- the LOC143350578 gene encoding uncharacterized protein LOC143350578 yields MATYLKRTSKLFDISLSQSSVDISLRDLICPVCCSILIEPVTLPCTHNLCLRCLKGTFEHNSLSCPLCRVRVGSWLRTATKTETLVNNGLWELIRTKFPKEVEDKYNGDDKDIELDAGFTATGKILSATGEIRREYEVQLQMAEEEIRCQRKAEQMASEALIRKIQEEEQQQQLAQLAQDQLLAKSLAKKQIAEKHKDISKCYNDYPSTSNSSYQMSKFNVAAVSEMNPYRAKFHGSECEKETILEHQDSSGLRRQNIALISKIRAERYASSIKNDTSGECNDSLAKFCCQKPIPIHNAISRTLKHQAVTKMIDPCTSNCTVEPGTSSSKIYGTQSKEELNVPNDVVNSKKKSLGVEVCMTLGEDDERMGSAESAGSHDSINQEIHHFKPIKAMPRTPLKTSTDGRQIDPKLIRVVPVLKRISNVVPKAPSQAHLKRIIGCSWSAFRGKTKQSFKEKDAYKEDADGVEQKPSTSFDQSQLISSKVTKSQIHDNIRKIDFMSDVFDSNKNYAKNANRIINGTKVSKKLTLDDYMAFEKIQKFWKPHARNSTCSSASVKVSSPCDEEFAMQAEDDATMENIAERIKRRKTNADKKNSSRVSSLNSEPEVAAKRSTRKRLCRKEDLEYKTDDVHVTVQKRSRTKFTRIALSKSKQRGRAKQSSTESSEKSDASVGSNCVGSSALRKGTRKSRQANSSSVNSDNYNSSESCSEAQECMSENNNTTELGISTEKGVLSDEEIVKEQERMERLVIQEKEDFELAQRLQAKFDEMERIAGRTRRSKKAIESETVKLDLYKINVGRSVQKAMDPHTAKPSILNHAVNAEAKKRRRPPKRVK; encoded by the exons ATGGCGACGTATTTGAAGCGAACGTCAAAACTGTTTGATATTTCTTTGTCACAGTCGTCGGTGGATATTAGCCTCCGGGATTTAATATGCCCAGTGTGCTGTAGCATCCTGATCGAGCCAGTAACGCTGCCGTGCACGCACAATCTCTGTCTAAGATGTCTGAAAGGTACCTTCGAACACAATAGCCTGAGCTGTCCTCTCTGCAGAGTACGGGTCGGTTCTTGGCTACGTACTGCAACCAAGACCGAAACTTTAGTCAATAACGGCCTCTGGGAACTAATCCGAACAAAGTTCCCGAAAGAGGTCGAGGACAAGTACAACGGCGACGACAAAGACATCGAATTGGATGCTG GTTTCACTGCCACTGGTAAAATACTCAGTGCGACTGGAGAAATCCGCCGGGAATATGAAGTGCAACTTCAAATGGCCGAGGAGGAAATACGATGTCAAAGGAAGGCTGAACAGATGGCCAGCGAGGCTTTGATTCGCAAGATCCAGGAAGaggagcaacagcaacagctggCTCAGTTAGCTCAAGATCAGTTGCTCGCCAAATCTTTGGCCAAGAAGCAGATTGCGGAGAAGCACAAAGATATCTCTAAATGTTATAACGATTATCCTAGTACTTCTAATAGCTCTTATcaaatgtcgaaatttaacgtCGCCGCTGTGTCGGAAATGAATCCGTACAGAGCAAAATTCCACGGctccgagtgcgagaaagaaaCCATTTTAGAGCATCAAGATAGTTCGGGGTTGAGAAGACAGAATATTGCGTTAATATCGAAAATACGCGCAGAAAGATACGCTTCTAGTATAAAAAACGACACGTCCGGCGAGTGTAACGATTCTTTGGCTAAATTTTGTTGTCAGAAACCGATTCCTATACACAATGCCATCTCGAGAACTTTAAAGCATCAAGCAGTCACGAAGATGATCGATCCCTGTACGTCGAATTGTACCGTGGAGCCTGGAACGTCCTCTTCAAAGATATACGGCACTCAGAGCAAAGAGGAACTGAACGTACCGAACGATGTCGTGAACAGTAAAAAGAAAAGCTTAGGCGTGGAGGTGTGCATGACGTTGGGCGAGGACGACGAAAGAATGGGAAGTGCCGAAAGTGCTGGGAGCCACGACAGTATCAATCAGGAGATTCATCATTTTAAGCCTATCAAAGCTATGCCAAGAACACCGTTGAAAACATCCACAG ATGGAAGGCAAATAGATCCGAAATTAATCAGAGTCGTTCCTGTCCTTAAAAGGATATCTAATGTTGTACCTAAAGCTCCGTCGCAGGCGCACCTGAAACGAATTATCGGGTGCTCGTGGAGCGCGTTCCGCG GCAAAACGAAACAGAGTTTCAAAGAAAAGGACGCGTACAAGGAAGATGCGGACGGGGTCGAGCAGAAGCCGTCTACGTCGTTCGATCAGTCTCAGCTTATTTCTAGTAAAGTAACGAAATCTCAAATTCACGACAACATACGTAAGATCGACTTCATGTCGGATGTGTTCGATTCGAACAAGAATTACGCGAAGAACGCGAATAGAATAATCAATGGCACTAAAGTTAGCAAGAAGTTAACGTTGGACGACTACATGGCTTTCGAAAAGATACAGAAATTCTGGAAACCGCACGCGAGGAATTCGACGTGTTCGTCCGCTTCGGTGAAAGTTAGTTCGCCCTGCGACGAAGAGTTCGCGATGCAAGCGGAGGACGACGCGACGATGGAGAACATCGCGGAAAGGATAAAGAGGAGAAAGACGAACGCGGATAAAAAGAATTCGAGCAGAGTGTCTTCCTTGAACTCGGAGCCGGAAGTTGCCGCGAAGAGGAGCACCAGGAAGAGGTTGTGCAGGAAGGAGGACCTCGAGTACAAGACGGACGACGTGCACGTCACGGTGCAAAAgaggagtagaactaagtttaccAGAATCGCCTTATCGAAGTCGAAACAGCGAGGTCGAGCGAAACAGTCCAGCACGGAAAGCTCGGAGAAAAGCGACGCGTCCGTAGGCTCGAATTGCGTGGGGAGTTCCGCGCTGAGGAAAGGCACGCGAAAGTCGCGGCAGGCGAACAGTTCTTCCGTAAATAGCGACAATTACAATTCGTCCGAGTCGTGCAGCGAGGCCCAGGAATGCATGTCCGAGAACAACAACACCACCGAATTGGGAATAAGTACGGAGAAAGGTGTACTCTCGGACGAGGAGATCGTGAAAGAACAGGAACGAATGGAGAGATTGGTTATACAGGAGAAGGAAGATTTTGAATTGGCGCAGAGACTGCAGGCGAAGTTCGACGAGATGGAGAGAATAGCTGGTAGGACCAGACGGTCGAAAAAGGCGATCGAGAGCGAGACGGTCAAGTTGGACTTGTACAAAATCAACGTCGGTAGGAGTGTACAGAAAGCAATGGATCCGCACACTGCCAAACCCTCGATTCTGAATCACGCTGTCAACGCCGAGGCTAAGAAACGCCGTAGACCCCCGAAGCGCGTGAAATAA